The DNA segment aaattaaccCTTTATCCAGATGAGAATGATCAAAGGGACAAGATTCACTCTTCGTCACAAACCATTaacattttgttcaattttattatcatctctatgtcaaataaagaaatatattttatacatcTCGAATCTGACTAACCAAAGagttaaataaatcaaataaactaattttatgaGAAAGAaggaataaatttaaattcatgcaccattaaaaaaaaagaaattgaatagaATTTCTAAGGAACAAATACAAAAGCCCATTGGGAAGAGAAGTGCAAGAATAAATTAAACATCTTATACAGTGGAACAGCCCAAAATAAATAGAAGGCTAGCTTTAGTACATATACAGATAGGCATGGCGACAATATTGGAGCAATTTGAAAGACCAGTGGTCTTTCATCGCACTAAATCACTCTCTTAACAAatgaatttcatttgttaataaatCTTTTGTCATTTGATCTAACCTAGATTCATTTGGGCATTCACCATAACCCAACTCTTAGTGTGGCTCAGATATCACTTTGATAGAAAATTACAGAATTTGTAACCAAATAGAGAACTATAGAGTGTAAATACATAAGCACAAAGAATTTTATCTATGAACTTCACACTACAAGTGTTTATTCTCTTACAGAAAATAGTAACAAGAACTATAAGAAATATGCTGAAAGTACAGATGCCACCCCCCTCCCTCTTGGCTGCAAATCCCACTTAAAGAATTACTGTATTCTTGCTTGCCTCTTCTTCATCCtatcttctctttttatagTCTGTTTTGGCTTTGTTCTACCGATCTTCGTCTTGTTTTCTGGCTTTGAATCCGGCTACTGATTAGGGCAAGCCTTGATTTCAGCTCCATAATCTGCCCTGATTTCAGCTTCCTATGTTTAATTCCTTTGCTTTTCCTTTTGTATTTGTGCATTATTGGAGGCCTAACACATTACCATCTCATTAATGTATTACTTAATTTTACTTGTGCTATGATATGTTcagatttttcatttgtttcagTCAAAATACCTGGCGAAGCATGTTAATTTTCGTCATCTGAACATTCAGTATCTGGAATGTCTTTGAACTGAGTGACACAGTCCAGATACTCGCTACGCTTCCTTCTTAGGACTCCCTCCCTTGTATTTGAATTAGGTGGTGCATATCTCTGTTATcagttcatatataaatttcaacagggaaaaaaatatattcaataatatgtatattgtaCTTAAAGAGGCCAGATTATGTAAATCCCAGAACTCAGATGGACACAATCACTCGAATGCATGCTCCTAAAATGGTTCATTTGAACTTTTGAACAACAAGAATTGACAACTACAAACTCAAAAAGACAAACAGAACATAATGAAATGTAAGGAAACAACTGCAGAACTATAGTCTATAGCCGATACCTCCAGCCTCAATAAACTAAAAGGCATACCCACTCAAAATATGTACAGTTCATAGAATGAGCATGAACCAGCTTCCACATCATTGAATTGATCTCCCTCACCAGCACCCATGGTGGACTTACGAGATTCTTTGAACACAgtttcaatatttgaaattgttaatttataagCACTTCCATTATTTGGCTTTGTTGTATCTTGATCTTCTACCTGCATAATAAGTGAAACAGCAAATCAAATcctttaatatttaaacttCAAGTGatacttaaattatgaaattgaaaagaatgaaTGCTTATCATAAATAATACCTCTAATCCATGTTATCACTTGTCCCAGCTTCATTCTGAGAAAGACAGCGTCCAAAACTTGGGGAATGTAAGCTTGGGTCCTCTATAGGATCTGCCCTTCTGGTCAATAATATTTTACCTGGAATACTGCAACCTTTAAGCAACCTAAATTacaagaaaagataaagaaaccCAGATACAACTTACAACAGTCCTATAGGGAGTACCAGAAGACAATGATGAAAACATTTTCCAGAAAAAGATTAAGAGGACATGCCGGCACAACAGATAAAGAAGCATCAATTATTTGAATGCTTaactgaaaaacaaaaacagattAGTCAATTCATGACAATTGGATGACCTCAGTTCAGTTTTCAAGGAGAATGAGCTCAGAGCTTTAAGTACTACGAGTTTGCCATTGACACAACATCGTTTGGCCAAAATCTAGAAGAGTGGATTTTCCAGCTTCTCTAACACCATCGATACCATAAGCGCCCAAAGCCTTAATCCAACAAATATATCAGAAAGCAGTAGGgagtttcttcttctcctaAAACCAAAGGGAAGtagaggaaaaattaaaaacaaaacatgccAAAACGAAGGTATGAGATCTGATGCCTTTAAATATTATGCAATGAAAATAACTGATCGTGAATGCAAAATGGCTAAGGAGTACCGCAGGAAAGTCAATATAATAGTCCTGTCAAATAAGATAAGAcacaaaagaaattaatatcaaatattagaGTAACACAAATACAATTAGAACAAAAATggattaaaatatgaattgcAAGAAATCAAATTAACCTTTCGAAGGAGAATTTTTAGACTTCACTTCCTCCAGATTACCATTATTGGAATCTTGACTTTCTCCAATATTGACCAACTTTTCTTGCAAAATCATCACACAAGATGATCAAGGGGCAGCATTTGAATTCAACCGGGTGAACATTGAACAAACTTCAGTAGCATTGACTTGGAACAGCTGTCATAGcagaaaattgaagaaatacACATTGAAGGAACAACTTTTCTCAGTGCCACCTAGAATCAGTGCGGTACCAATATTCACTTACCTCTTGGAGAAAGTCAGTTACACATTTTCTTTTAGGACACCTGAATCCATAGTCCTCCAAAATTTCTACAACTTTATTGCATTGTCCTTGATACACAATCTTTCTTTCCgcatcaaaatgatgtcatcaAAGATTGTGATATGCACCTGCGGCTACGGCCAAACAACAATCTGATATGCAGTTGAACTGTCTAAACCATTTgatatttcatccataaataagGTTTTTGTGGGACCAACAACCTCTCCTGCATATTTTAATGAAGAATTAATCCTTTAAGGTTTATTATAGCAGGCATCTAATACTTGGAATCATCTATTCCATAAACATTACTACCAAGTGGAGCAGAtacatttatgaaaaattaccCGTATTCAGTCTCCTTTTTTTATCTCCACAGATGCCTCCTCTCATCTCAACTTCCACGATTGTGTAAGCACAGATATTGAGTCCAGGGAGCTGGAAAGTCACAAGACAGTTAAGATTTTGACTTAAAGCATTTGCTTGATGCAAATCAACCAGAAAAAAAATGTGGTTACAGCTTCAACAAAGAGAAACACCTTTAAAACATGACCTGTTTGAAGGGTTGTTTCATTGTCCTTTGGCAGAAATTGCTTGTTATAACAACCATTTTCATGAATATTTCATACATGTAGCAACAgcaaaaagaacaaaacatcaGATGTAAACAAGAAAGATATCTTGAAGATACCTTTATGTAAGTATCTACATCTGGATCTGGAACAATTCTTGCCTCCTCTCTTTTACTGACTTCCATCATCATATCTACAcaggcagaaaaaaaaaaaacaaataggtCTGTACCTATCAACTGCTCGAGGGAATTGATAAATAAGGAGGCTAAGATTAAACTtcatttaagtaaatttaaggAAGCCTACTTCCTCGGTTTCCAACACCAAGATATCGAGCAGCAAATTCAAGTGTTTCCCTCAGTCATTTTAGTAATATGTAGATCTTCTTGGCTTATATGAGCTGACGTTTTCTGGGGAACAAACTCATCCAACCAGTAGCCATTGTAGGAAACTCTTTCCCTGTTACCTGTGAAGTTAACAGAGGCAAAACTGAGTACATTAGGAAATCAAACTGAGATAGCACACAAATAGAGACGTAAATTAGCTGAAGATAACAGAAGCAAAACTGAGAAAATTAGGAAATCAAGACGTTAAAGGCAGAACATTTATTGTAAAGAGATGGTGTTATgagttaaataaagaaagaaaaaagagagaaagggtgAAGTTATGACGGGGTTTAATGTATGGTTTTGCCTGAAACTTTCTTTGACAAACTTCAACTGTTGTTGCCATCATCAATTGATCATTTGACAACCCTTCAAACATTACTGCTTTCCTCTTCATCTTCCATGCTCGTCGTCGAGCTTCAGTCCTGTTCTTATGCTGACGATAGGTGGTCTATATCCCAGTCTAAAGAATCCTCCACAGTCACATGAAACTTCTGTTAGTGTGGAAACAATGTAAATTAAACAAGTGcaaaatttgtaaatgaaaggAAGCTGCCATATTTGAGAATTCGAACATGGGAGACACTGAAGTAGGGTCCTGTGTTGGTGGGATCAAAAGAAAGCTTCAGGAGCTGTTGCATTTGAAGGAAGAGGTATccatttgagaaattaaattttcaaacttaaaaaatggaaaattatcAATTCAAGAACGTTTTGGTTGGAAATAATCATTCTTACTTtctaaatcaattgaatttatgAAGGCAATGTATATGTTCTTTTGAAATAAGCTTAAGAAGAAATATGACTAACCATTTAACTTCCATTcttcaaaaaattcttttctcATTCTATCACAGAACTCTGAACAATCtgtaattacaaaaaataactcattaatttatttgtaaaacaaaaactatagAGAATTAATATTCCTTTCAATGCCTAAAATGATTAActttaaggataaaaaatttcCTCAACAATCATCTCAATTCTTGAAAAGCACATATATTCAATGTATTTTAACTTTAAGGATACTTAAACTATAATATTGTAGGTTCGCTGCATGTACTTAGaggattttaattaatgaaaaaatcaataataaagatCATTGAGGATTGATTGTTATTAAttcaatgaagaagaaaaaaatcttaaaaaaaaacattgctAAACAAATGAATACGtaccattttgtaattgttgtatgACTGAACTAAGGTCATTTGTGCAAACTTTCATGTTCACCTTTTGTAATCTTGGCATGTCTAAGCCTTCTCCAGAGAAAGTCTTCTTCTTAAAACATCCATACACATTTAATGATTCCAGGAATGGGAAATTTAAGGCGTACTTCCCATGATAGAAGCATGTGAGACTTTTTAATTTAGCCAAGGTCAATTCCTTTAGTTTCTCAAATACAATTTCATCTTCCTTTATATCTTCTTCATTTGCTAATACTTCTATCATCATTTCACATCCTCTTAATTCCAAGTTTTCTAAGCACACTAGACTTTTGGCTATTGAGGATACAAGTAAGTTTTGCATTCCGTTACAATAAGATACCTTCAAagttgttagattttcaaaagatgaTGAAGGCGGCAACAAAGTCTTCAAATTGTGACAATATGCTACAGTTAAATcatgaagattttgaagaattgatttgaattgaaagtCTTGTTTCCAAAtgcactttaaattaaaaagtccctgcaattttagaaattttaattgtGTAAGTGCTCCAACATGTTCCTCACCTTCTTCATATGAGAATATCTCTTTGTATGAACTCACTTTTAATTTGAGTATTttaagattgataaattttagaagGATATGAATTGGAATATATGCACGTTCATCCTTAATCAATTCAAGAGTTTTTACTTTACCAAAGTTCTCTTCAAACTCTCCTCGCCAAATTGGCATGATATCTCTTCCACTTAATGTCAATTTCTTCGAATCAGagttaacataaaaaatcaaaaacatatCAATCgaactaaaattaatattgctcttgaaaacaaataataattatatatatatatatatatatatatatatatatatatatttaaaaggaacaaggagaaaaaaaatgatgaaatgatgattattagaaatataaaacaGTGCTTACAGAAATAAGTGTGTTGTGGCCACTAgttcaacaataatttttagCATATACAAAACTAATTCTTTTTAATATGGTATTAAGGTCAATATTGTttaaacacaatttattatatttcgagaagaaaatatatattcttaacacattagaaatattattaaactaattaattaaatacataccCTTTTTTTGCTGGCTTGCTGTATAGTTGTATTTAAGTCATTCTCCCCAATCTCAAACAGCTTCATCTTATCTTCCCAAGATATCCTATAATGGACATTGCGTAACTTTGGTATGTTTAAGCTTCCTAGAGAGAAAGTCTTCATATTGGGGCATCTATCTATAATTAACTCTTCCAAagatagaaaattaaaagagtaaTTTCCCGAACAAAAACATGTGAGACAATCTAAGTCTTCAAGTGACAACTtgttcaaattgttaaaaacaatttcagtTGTTGTTTCGTTTCCCTCATTGTCAACTATTTCAGTAAGCAATCCACAACCGTCTATACTCATTTCTCTTAGTTGCACCAAGCTTTTAGTCATTGAAGACATTATTAACCTCTTCATCAACCCGTAGCAATCACTTATTTTTAGAactttaagattttgaaaatacgCTGAGAATGATAGTAGACTCATCAATTTATCATCATAATATACAAGTAGAACTTCAACATTGTAAAATCTTTGAAGGAGTCCAATTGAAATATTTGCATAGGAGATTTCAAGAGTTTTAGATTCACTCCACCAat comes from the Mangifera indica cultivar Alphonso unplaced genomic scaffold, CATAS_Mindica_2.1 Un_0002, whole genome shotgun sequence genome and includes:
- the LOC123205168 gene encoding uncharacterized protein LOC123205168, with amino-acid sequence MLKKMVIKFCPNFTSRYQSFEDNEEGEIQVLESKSICLEHKINFDSEAIQLKDDWGENEREINWWSESKTLEISYANISIGLLQRFYNVEVLLVYYDDKLMSLLSFSAYFQNLKVLKISDCYGLMKRLIMSSMTKSLVQLREMSIDGCGLLTEIVDNEGNETTTEIVFNNLNKLSLEDLDCLTCFCSGNYSFNFLSLEELIIDRCPNMKTFSLGSLNIPKLRNVHYRISWEDKMKLFEIGENDLNTTIQQASKKRVCI